Proteins encoded within one genomic window of Granulicella pectinivorans:
- a CDS encoding MarC family protein — protein sequence MFDPHSVSLLALERSAYVRFSLLALSSIFFLVDPFAALPTFLAVTEGSDAARRRRMAWKASLTAWLFLSTFALGGQYIFRMFGITLPAFEIAGGIILLLIGLDMLEAKRSATQEVSGDTMAAANKEDAGIVPLGIPMLAGPGAITSVMVLVGQAQTNWQMVAILGAIFVTAVVCFLVLGNSDKVARALGDTGIRILVRIMGLLLVALAVQYFVNGLADLGVLAKPAV from the coding sequence ATGTTTGATCCACACAGCGTAAGTCTTCTGGCTCTGGAACGATCCGCCTATGTGCGGTTCTCGCTGCTTGCGCTGAGTTCGATCTTCTTCCTGGTGGATCCGTTTGCGGCTCTGCCTACATTCCTGGCGGTGACCGAGGGCTCGGATGCGGCGCGGCGGAGGCGGATGGCATGGAAGGCGTCGCTGACGGCGTGGCTGTTCCTGTCGACGTTTGCGCTGGGCGGGCAGTACATCTTCAGGATGTTCGGGATTACGCTGCCTGCGTTCGAGATTGCGGGCGGGATCATTCTGCTGCTGATCGGGCTGGATATGCTGGAGGCCAAGCGGTCGGCGACGCAGGAGGTTTCGGGCGACACGATGGCGGCGGCGAACAAGGAAGACGCGGGGATTGTCCCGCTGGGGATTCCCATGCTGGCGGGGCCGGGCGCAATTACGAGCGTGATGGTGCTGGTGGGTCAGGCGCAGACGAACTGGCAGATGGTGGCGATTCTTGGGGCGATCTTCGTGACGGCGGTGGTGTGCTTCCTGGTGCTGGGGAACTCGGATAAGGTGGCGCGGGCGCTGGGGGATACGGGGATCCGGATTCTGGTGAGAATCATGGGGCTTCTGCTGGTGGCGCTGGCGGTGCAGTACTTCGTCAATGGGCTGGCGGACCTGGGTGTTTTGGCGAAACCTGCTGTTTAG
- a CDS encoding YggS family pyridoxal phosphate-dependent enzyme, producing the protein MSIAENLARIQNQIHDACARAHRSPGEVALMAVSKVHPVEVILEAHAAGQHLFGENRVQEWQQKFPTASPLEGLRMHLIGPLQSNKTTKAAELFDGVDTVDSLKIAQRLDAAAKALGKVLPIHIEIKLSHEESKHGIQPEDLPALLAYLPSLQNLTPAGLMTVPPWSEDPEAARPYFQRLRQLRDQHLPGAGLSMGMSGDFAVAIAEGSTCIRVGTALFGKRLYPAPA; encoded by the coding sequence GTGTCCATCGCCGAAAATCTCGCCCGCATCCAGAACCAGATCCACGACGCCTGCGCCCGCGCCCATCGCTCGCCCGGCGAAGTAGCCCTCATGGCCGTCTCCAAGGTTCACCCCGTCGAGGTCATCCTCGAAGCCCACGCCGCCGGTCAGCACCTCTTCGGCGAAAACCGCGTGCAGGAGTGGCAGCAGAAGTTCCCCACAGCCTCACCCCTCGAAGGCCTCCGGATGCACCTCATCGGCCCCCTCCAAAGCAACAAGACCACCAAGGCCGCCGAACTCTTCGACGGCGTCGATACCGTCGACTCCCTTAAGATCGCCCAGCGCCTCGACGCCGCCGCCAAAGCCCTCGGCAAGGTCCTACCAATCCACATCGAAATCAAGCTCAGCCACGAAGAGTCCAAGCACGGCATCCAGCCCGAAGACCTCCCCGCCCTCCTCGCATACCTGCCCTCCCTCCAGAACCTCACCCCCGCCGGCCTCATGACCGTCCCCCCCTGGTCCGAGGATCCCGAGGCCGCGCGTCCCTACTTCCAGCGGCTCCGCCAGCTTCGCGACCAGCACCTTCCCGGCGCCGGCCTCTCCATGGGGATGAGCGGAGACTTCGCCGTGGCCATCGCCGAGGGCAGCACCTGCATCCGGGTCGGCACCGCCCTCTTCGGCAAACGGCTCTATCCGGCTCCCGCGTAG
- a CDS encoding DUF167 domain-containing protein produces the protein MAPLKVRLHPGARKNAITGMHDGAVKISLTAPPVDGKANQALIAFLADLLRAPQSSLTITSGQTSRQKTLEIQGKSAAQIEHALSPFLSSGT, from the coding sequence ATGGCACCGCTCAAAGTCCGCCTTCATCCCGGAGCCCGCAAGAACGCCATCACCGGCATGCACGACGGAGCCGTCAAGATCTCCCTCACCGCACCCCCTGTCGACGGCAAGGCCAATCAGGCCCTCATCGCCTTTCTGGCAGATCTCCTTCGCGCCCCTCAGTCCAGCCTGACCATCACATCCGGCCAAACCAGCAGGCAGAAAACACTCGAGATCCAAGGAAAAAGCGCGGCTCAGATCGAGCACGCGCTTTCGCCTTTCCTCAGCTCTGGAACCTAG
- a CDS encoding glycoside hydrolase family 28 protein has product MKKLLPIAVMGLLMGGQAFAKVCDVRAAGAVGDGKTKDTAALQKAIDECAAAGGGTVQFKPGTYLTGPIEVKSNITIDLQTGATILGSQERKDYPRRVEMREMWIQPLVGVVNAKNVTIHGGGTLDGNGQPWWDEAHTVKGSGLYQGSNEHPRPMLLLIDHSSHVQVEGITVQNSAFWQIVPYYSDDLTFKKLRILAPEHSPNTDAIDPFASSHILIDHVFSSIGDDNIAIKSGVIDSPGPDSPSHDITITDCEFERGHGLSIGSELSGGAYNIHAERVHFKGTDQGIRIKSNRDRGAQIYGMTFKDITMEDVKTPILISEYYPKTVPDGVVAAAPIGRLTPFFHDFTIENVTATGATNAGYIVGLPESPVKNVVLKNVKISAKKHMIVMYAQVTGSNVSVTSEDGKPTEVAPNATFAIQ; this is encoded by the coding sequence ATGAAGAAGCTTCTACCAATTGCAGTGATGGGTTTGTTAATGGGTGGGCAGGCGTTCGCCAAGGTGTGCGATGTGCGTGCAGCGGGTGCCGTGGGCGACGGAAAGACCAAGGATACGGCTGCCCTCCAGAAGGCCATCGACGAGTGCGCGGCGGCTGGCGGCGGTACGGTCCAGTTCAAGCCGGGAACGTATCTCACTGGACCGATTGAGGTTAAGAGCAATATCACGATCGACCTCCAGACCGGGGCAACGATCCTGGGCTCGCAGGAGCGGAAGGACTATCCGCGGCGGGTCGAGATGCGCGAGATGTGGATTCAGCCCCTGGTCGGCGTGGTGAATGCCAAGAACGTGACGATTCACGGCGGTGGGACGCTCGACGGTAACGGACAGCCGTGGTGGGATGAGGCCCATACGGTGAAGGGATCGGGGCTGTACCAGGGGTCGAACGAGCATCCGCGACCGATGCTGCTCTTGATCGATCATTCGTCGCACGTTCAGGTGGAGGGCATAACCGTCCAGAATTCAGCATTTTGGCAGATCGTGCCGTACTATTCGGACGATCTGACGTTCAAGAAGCTGCGGATTCTCGCTCCGGAACACTCGCCCAACACCGACGCGATCGACCCCTTTGCTTCGAGCCATATCCTGATCGACCATGTGTTTTCGTCGATCGGCGACGACAATATCGCGATCAAGAGCGGCGTGATCGATTCACCCGGGCCGGACAGCCCGAGCCATGATATTACGATCACCGACTGCGAGTTCGAGCGGGGGCATGGGCTCTCGATCGGCAGCGAACTGTCTGGCGGCGCGTACAACATTCACGCGGAACGTGTTCATTTCAAAGGGACAGATCAGGGGATTCGCATCAAGTCGAACCGCGACCGCGGCGCGCAGATCTACGGGATGACGTTCAAAGACATCACGATGGAGGATGTGAAGACGCCGATCCTGATCAGCGAGTACTACCCGAAGACGGTTCCGGACGGGGTGGTGGCGGCCGCTCCGATTGGGCGCTTAACCCCCTTCTTTCATGACTTTACGATCGAGAACGTGACGGCGACGGGAGCCACGAATGCAGGCTATATCGTGGGCCTGCCGGAGTCGCCGGTGAAGAACGTTGTGCTGAAGAATGTGAAGATTTCGGCCAAGAAGCACATGATCGTGATGTACGCGCAGGTGACGGGCTCGAACGTGTCCGTGACGTCGGAGGATGGAAAGCCGACGGAAGTGGCTCCGAATGCTACGTTTGCGATCCAGTAA
- a CDS encoding lysozyme, giving the protein MANFTYSPNGLSLTKRFEGFALTAYQDQVGVWTIGYGHTGRSVHGGMTITQDQANQFLESDVAGAVACVNRAVTGAISQNQFDALVDFVFNLGCASLLTSALLRSVNAGDFEHAAEQFLRWDHAGGVVVPGLLTRRKAEMTLFQTPEGGKPAPENRAGLPVAVKG; this is encoded by the coding sequence ATGGCAAATTTTACGTACAGCCCAAACGGGCTCTCGCTGACGAAGCGATTCGAAGGCTTCGCACTGACGGCGTATCAGGACCAGGTGGGCGTGTGGACCATCGGATATGGACACACGGGGCGCTCGGTTCATGGCGGCATGACCATCACACAGGATCAAGCGAATCAGTTTCTGGAGAGCGATGTTGCAGGGGCGGTCGCGTGCGTCAACCGTGCGGTGACCGGCGCCATCAGTCAGAACCAGTTCGACGCGCTGGTGGACTTCGTCTTCAACCTTGGCTGCGCCAGCCTGCTGACTTCGGCCCTGCTGCGTTCCGTGAACGCCGGAGACTTCGAGCATGCAGCGGAGCAGTTCCTGCGGTGGGATCATGCGGGCGGGGTGGTGGTTCCGGGACTGTTAACGAGGCGAAAGGCGGAGATGACGCTCTTCCAGACTCCGGAGGGAGGAAAGCCCGCTCCGGAGAATCGGGCGGGCTTACCAGTGGCTGTAAAAGGGTAG
- a CDS encoding aldo/keto reductase, with amino-acid sequence MSDAVAKTFKLGGDLEVNRLGYGAMRITGTGVWGPPKDPESAKAVLKRAVELGVNFIDTADSYGPQVSEQLIGQALSPYAPGVVIATKAGLTRQGPNKWLPVGRTEYLRQQVELSLRALKLERIDLWQLHRIDPKVPVEESLGEIAKLQKEGKIRHVGLSEVKPHEIDQARKVIEIVSVQNQYNIGDRKHEDVVNYCEQNNIAFIPWFPVAAGKLARPGGKLDQAAKNHNATVGQLSLAWLLHRSPVMLPIPGTSSIEHLEENVKAADITLSDAEWKEIEASA; translated from the coding sequence ATGAGCGATGCAGTGGCAAAAACCTTCAAACTCGGTGGCGATCTGGAAGTCAATCGCCTTGGCTATGGCGCAATGCGCATCACCGGCACCGGCGTGTGGGGTCCGCCCAAGGATCCCGAGTCGGCGAAGGCAGTTCTCAAGCGCGCCGTTGAACTCGGCGTCAACTTCATCGACACGGCCGACTCCTACGGCCCGCAGGTCTCGGAGCAACTGATCGGACAGGCACTGAGTCCGTACGCCCCGGGCGTCGTCATCGCGACCAAGGCTGGCCTGACCCGTCAGGGCCCGAACAAATGGCTCCCCGTCGGACGCACGGAATACCTCCGCCAACAGGTCGAACTCAGCCTCCGCGCCCTGAAGCTCGAGCGCATCGACCTCTGGCAGCTTCACCGGATCGATCCCAAAGTTCCCGTCGAAGAGTCCCTCGGCGAGATCGCCAAGTTGCAGAAAGAAGGCAAGATCCGTCACGTCGGTCTCTCCGAGGTGAAGCCGCACGAGATCGATCAGGCGCGTAAGGTCATCGAGATCGTCAGCGTGCAGAATCAGTACAACATCGGCGACCGCAAGCACGAGGACGTCGTCAACTACTGCGAACAGAACAACATCGCCTTTATCCCCTGGTTTCCGGTCGCGGCCGGCAAGCTCGCCCGGCCCGGCGGCAAGCTCGACCAGGCGGCGAAGAACCACAATGCCACTGTCGGTCAGCTTTCGCTGGCGTGGCTCCTCCACCGCTCGCCTGTGATGCTGCCTATCCCTGGGACCTCGTCGATCGAACACCTCGAGGAGAACGTCAAGGCCGCCGACATCACCCTGTCGGACGCCGAATGGAAAGAGATCGAAGCCTCTGCCTGA
- a CDS encoding MBL fold metallo-hydrolase, whose product MDERRSTRTAKVGKLRQLWRLVRESYANPMTGEPQKPVPVAAGELGITFIGHSSFLLQVAGKNALVDPVFASRLVILRRQRRAGVKVEDLPAIDVVLLSHAHMDHLNIPSLRAIIKKTKNLRGHAPVVVVPNGVEDLVRNLGFSRVETMSWWDSEIVEGLRITMTPCQHWGARMFSDTHREFGGYVIAPAAGGPSIYHSGDTAYFGGFREIGSRLRPDVALMPIGAYFPDSYRGVHTSPEEAVQAFLDTGAQTMIPMHYGTFRLGREPMDEPLERLAAETVRLGLEDRVRVVIEGETLRVVKPSGANTASRQMAGASKRS is encoded by the coding sequence ATGGATGAACGGCGCAGTACCCGTACGGCCAAAGTAGGCAAACTCAGGCAGCTCTGGCGTCTCGTTCGCGAAAGTTACGCGAACCCCATGACCGGCGAGCCGCAAAAGCCCGTCCCGGTCGCCGCCGGCGAGCTCGGCATCACCTTCATCGGGCATTCGTCCTTCCTCCTGCAAGTCGCTGGAAAAAATGCACTTGTGGATCCCGTCTTCGCCTCACGCCTGGTAATTCTGCGCCGCCAGCGCCGCGCCGGAGTCAAGGTCGAAGACCTTCCCGCCATCGACGTGGTGCTCCTCTCCCACGCCCACATGGACCACCTCAATATCCCATCTCTCCGGGCCATCATCAAGAAAACAAAGAACCTGCGTGGCCACGCGCCGGTCGTCGTCGTGCCCAACGGCGTCGAAGACCTCGTCCGCAACCTCGGCTTCTCCCGCGTCGAGACCATGAGCTGGTGGGACAGCGAGATCGTCGAAGGCCTCCGCATCACCATGACCCCCTGCCAACACTGGGGCGCACGCATGTTCTCCGACACCCATCGCGAGTTTGGCGGATACGTCATCGCTCCCGCGGCAGGCGGCCCCAGCATCTACCACTCCGGCGATACCGCATACTTCGGCGGCTTCCGCGAGATCGGCTCCCGGCTCCGTCCCGACGTCGCCCTCATGCCCATCGGCGCTTATTTTCCAGACAGTTACCGTGGCGTCCACACCAGCCCTGAAGAGGCCGTGCAGGCCTTTCTCGATACCGGTGCCCAGACCATGATTCCCATGCACTACGGCACCTTCCGCCTCGGTCGCGAGCCCATGGACGAGCCTCTCGAGCGGCTCGCCGCCGAGACCGTCCGTCTCGGCCTGGAAGACCGCGTACGCGTCGTAATCGAAGGCGAAACCTTGCGTGTCGTCAAACCGTCCGGCGCGAACACTGCGTCGCGCCAGATGGCGGGAGCATCCAAACGCTCATGA
- a CDS encoding sodium:solute symporter family protein, producing the protein MTLYAVVLAIIVLTLLTVSLARVSKVKTKADYLVAGRSLPAFVLVFTLLSSWIGSGSLLGGAENAYKHGFAALWQGGGGWAGLALIYFIAPRARKFAQFTIPDLLEARYNQTARVLGVIAVLFTYTAITSYQFIGGGDILHLIFPGNITAVQGRWVIAAFVILFTAIAGMSSVAYMDVAIGLLTTFTMIAALPVLIHQAGGWSAVHVALPATHFQVLGDFTLIQGLELFLPTCLLMLGNQSMYQKFFSAKSEADATKAVGGWIVGTVILESIIVAIAVVGSALFPTGDVHDHPREILAYTGLHGLHGSPILMLLGALLVGAIFAKIISTANNYLFSPSTNLVNDIFVRYLKPEAGNKQILLVSRLMVIALGGWALYQALHTESVLKKSLYAYTIYSAALTPVILAAFYWKRATAWAAVASIGTGTFVTVFWDSDFIHTRLPRIVSERDAIFPALIASLLCLVIVSFATPRPSEEKLRPFLEG; encoded by the coding sequence ATGACCCTCTACGCCGTAGTCCTAGCCATCATCGTCCTCACCCTCCTGACCGTCTCCCTCGCCCGCGTCAGCAAAGTTAAAACCAAGGCAGACTACCTCGTAGCCGGACGCTCCCTCCCAGCCTTCGTCCTCGTCTTCACCCTCCTCAGCTCCTGGATCGGCTCCGGCTCCCTCCTCGGCGGCGCCGAAAACGCCTACAAACACGGCTTCGCGGCCCTCTGGCAGGGAGGCGGCGGATGGGCCGGACTCGCCCTCATCTACTTCATCGCCCCCCGCGCCCGCAAATTCGCCCAGTTCACCATCCCCGACCTCTTGGAAGCGCGTTATAACCAGACCGCGCGCGTCCTAGGAGTCATCGCCGTCCTCTTCACCTACACCGCCATCACCAGCTACCAGTTCATCGGCGGCGGAGACATCCTCCACCTCATCTTCCCCGGCAACATCACCGCCGTGCAGGGCCGCTGGGTCATCGCCGCCTTCGTCATCCTCTTCACCGCCATCGCCGGCATGTCGTCGGTCGCCTACATGGACGTCGCCATCGGCCTCCTCACCACCTTCACCATGATCGCCGCCCTCCCCGTCCTCATCCATCAGGCCGGAGGCTGGTCCGCCGTCCACGTGGCCCTCCCCGCGACACACTTCCAGGTACTGGGAGACTTCACCCTCATCCAGGGCCTTGAACTCTTCCTCCCCACCTGCCTCCTCATGCTCGGCAACCAGAGCATGTACCAGAAGTTCTTCTCCGCCAAGTCCGAAGCCGACGCCACCAAAGCCGTCGGCGGATGGATCGTAGGCACCGTCATCCTCGAATCCATCATCGTAGCCATCGCCGTCGTCGGCTCCGCCCTCTTCCCCACCGGCGACGTCCACGACCACCCCCGCGAGATCCTCGCCTACACCGGCCTCCATGGCCTCCACGGCTCGCCCATCCTCATGCTCCTCGGCGCGCTCCTCGTCGGAGCCATCTTCGCCAAGATCATCTCCACCGCCAACAACTACCTCTTCTCCCCCTCCACCAACCTCGTCAACGACATCTTCGTCCGCTACCTCAAGCCCGAAGCCGGCAACAAGCAGATCCTTCTCGTCAGCCGCCTCATGGTCATCGCGCTCGGCGGATGGGCCTTGTATCAGGCCCTCCACACCGAGTCCGTCCTCAAGAAGAGCCTCTACGCCTACACCATCTACTCCGCCGCCCTCACGCCCGTCATCCTCGCCGCCTTCTACTGGAAGCGCGCCACCGCCTGGGCGGCGGTAGCCAGCATCGGCACCGGAACCTTCGTCACCGTCTTCTGGGACTCGGATTTCATCCACACCCGACTCCCCCGCATCGTCTCCGAGCGCGACGCCATCTTCCCGGCCCTCATCGCATCCCTCCTCTGTCTCGTCATCGTCAGCTTCGCCACTCCGAGACCGAGCGAAGAAAAACTCCGCCCCTTCCTCGAAGGCTGA
- the recG gene encoding ATP-dependent DNA helicase RecG: protein MDLSTPIKYVRRVGERVAADMAKRGVETVEDLLYHLPFRYEDRLNIQPIASLQANTMASVIGEVRGSTLLETRTGPLFELTVGQGVHSVKAMWFRGSYLQGKFQVGQTVALYGKLEPSRSNAGKFKMVQPQWEILPVPGAPGSGGADAEFALLEMGRIVPIYETLGGTTPWGAKLGSKWVRRLLWSIFEELIEANVTADETIPLGLSKRLGLPSRMEALRAIHFPEAGTPMTQLMSYQTPAHRRLIFEEFFYLELGLELKRKKLREREGTAFTTGPEVREALKQMLPFHPTAAQKRVLAEIVADMRQTRPMRRLLQGDVGSGKTIVALQAALVAIENGYQAAMMAPTEILATQHYLSARKLLGEKVSPRTGRPYRVTLLTGSLKEEMKREGRGRVFRGESDLVIGTHALQEDKVDFFNLGLVIVDEQHRFGVQQRFRLMKKPGPDGRVTDPDVLVMTATPIPRTLALTVYGDLEASVIDELPPGRTPIITRRTTEERAPDVWEFVRKQVALGHQAYLVYPVIEGAKEEHPELDFAQDVEPEASAKTKYGGLSTALRSGRDDASVGGRKGKKTAKKKAVQTSFPKQPLRSAVESFEELQHGALHGLKLGLLHGRLSSDEKEVTMARFKRGEINVLVATTVIEVGVDVPNASVMVIEHAERFGLAQLHQLRGRVGRGAAKSYCLLVTGAHVSPEADERLDAMVRTQNGFELAELDLQQRGPGEFFGTRQAGLPEFRVANLIRDREVLEMAKGEAVKFAAGEADGISAEEREAVWVRLREQWQRRYGLVEA from the coding sequence GTGGATCTTTCTACTCCAATCAAGTATGTGCGGCGGGTGGGAGAACGCGTCGCGGCTGACATGGCCAAGCGCGGAGTCGAGACCGTGGAGGACCTGCTGTACCATCTGCCGTTTCGGTATGAGGACCGGCTGAATATTCAGCCGATTGCGAGTCTGCAGGCCAACACGATGGCTTCGGTGATTGGCGAGGTCCGGGGGTCGACGCTGCTGGAGACGCGGACGGGGCCGCTGTTTGAGCTGACCGTGGGGCAGGGCGTGCACTCGGTGAAGGCGATGTGGTTTCGCGGGTCGTATCTGCAGGGGAAGTTTCAGGTGGGGCAGACGGTGGCGCTCTACGGCAAGCTGGAGCCGTCGCGGTCGAATGCGGGTAAGTTCAAGATGGTGCAGCCGCAGTGGGAGATTTTGCCGGTGCCGGGGGCTCCGGGGTCGGGCGGGGCGGATGCGGAGTTTGCGCTGCTGGAGATGGGTCGGATCGTCCCGATTTACGAGACGTTAGGCGGGACAACGCCGTGGGGGGCGAAGCTGGGGTCGAAGTGGGTGCGGCGGCTGCTCTGGTCGATCTTTGAGGAGCTGATCGAGGCCAATGTGACGGCGGATGAGACGATTCCGCTGGGGCTGAGCAAGCGGCTGGGGCTGCCGAGCCGCATGGAAGCGTTGCGGGCGATTCACTTTCCTGAAGCCGGGACGCCGATGACGCAGTTGATGAGTTACCAGACACCGGCGCATCGGCGGCTGATCTTTGAGGAGTTTTTTTACCTGGAGCTTGGGCTGGAGCTGAAGCGCAAGAAGCTGCGGGAGCGGGAAGGGACGGCTTTTACGACCGGGCCGGAGGTGCGCGAGGCGCTGAAGCAGATGCTGCCGTTTCATCCGACGGCGGCGCAGAAGCGGGTGCTGGCGGAGATCGTAGCTGACATGCGACAGACGCGTCCGATGAGGCGGTTGTTGCAGGGCGACGTGGGGTCGGGGAAGACGATTGTGGCGTTGCAGGCGGCGCTGGTGGCGATTGAGAACGGGTACCAGGCGGCGATGATGGCTCCGACGGAGATTCTGGCGACGCAGCATTATCTGAGTGCGCGGAAGCTGCTGGGGGAGAAGGTGAGTCCGCGGACGGGGCGGCCATACCGGGTGACGCTGTTGACGGGAAGCCTGAAGGAAGAGATGAAGCGCGAAGGGCGCGGGAGGGTATTTCGCGGGGAGTCGGACCTGGTGATTGGGACGCATGCGCTGCAGGAAGACAAGGTCGATTTCTTCAACCTGGGGCTGGTGATTGTGGATGAGCAGCACCGGTTTGGTGTGCAGCAGCGGTTCCGGCTGATGAAGAAGCCAGGGCCGGATGGGCGGGTGACGGATCCGGATGTGCTGGTGATGACGGCTACGCCAATTCCGCGGACGCTGGCGCTGACCGTGTATGGGGATTTGGAGGCGAGCGTGATCGACGAGCTGCCGCCGGGGCGGACTCCGATTATTACGCGGCGGACGACGGAGGAGCGGGCTCCGGATGTTTGGGAGTTTGTCCGGAAGCAGGTGGCGCTGGGGCATCAGGCGTATCTGGTGTATCCGGTGATTGAAGGGGCGAAGGAGGAGCATCCGGAGCTGGACTTTGCGCAGGATGTTGAGCCGGAAGCGAGTGCAAAGACAAAATACGGGGGTCTCTCCACTGCGCTCCGCTCCGGTCGAGATGACGCATCTGTGGGCGGGCGAAAAGGGAAAAAGACGGCTAAGAAGAAGGCGGTGCAGACGAGCTTTCCGAAGCAGCCTTTGCGGTCGGCGGTGGAGAGCTTTGAGGAGTTGCAGCATGGGGCGCTGCATGGGCTGAAGCTGGGGTTGCTGCATGGGCGGCTCTCTTCGGATGAGAAGGAGGTGACCATGGCGCGGTTCAAGCGGGGGGAGATCAATGTCTTGGTCGCCACGACTGTGATTGAAGTGGGTGTGGATGTGCCGAATGCTTCGGTGATGGTGATTGAGCATGCGGAGCGGTTTGGGCTGGCTCAGTTGCATCAACTTCGCGGGCGCGTTGGGCGTGGGGCGGCTAAGAGCTATTGCTTGTTAGTTACGGGGGCGCATGTTTCGCCTGAGGCTGATGAACGGCTGGATGCGATGGTAAGGACGCAGAACGGGTTTGAGCTGGCGGAGCTGGATCTGCAACAGCGGGGGCCGGGGGAGTTCTTTGGGACGCGGCAGGCGGGGCTTCCGGAATTTCGGGTAGCGAATCTTATTCGGGACCGGGAGGTGCTGGAGATGGCTAAGGGGGAGGCGGTCAAGTTTGCTGCGGGGGAGGCAGACGGGATTTCGGCTGAGGAGCGGGAGGCGGTTTGGGTGAGGCTGCGGGAACAGTGGCAGAGGCGGTATGGGTTGGTGGAGGCGTAG
- a CDS encoding DUF2442 domain-containing protein, with the protein MDEHKVMTTDAEIEKALDRAKLREDEPLAKTVEHIQDLNLLIVGLSNQRRLVLPIEDIQGLGKATHEQIQRYELLGGGTGISFPDLDVDLYVPALIEGVYGNRRWMAHLGRKGGGAKSAAKRLASQANGSKGGRPRKVVAAKA; encoded by the coding sequence ATGGATGAGCACAAAGTGATGACAACAGATGCCGAGATTGAGAAGGCTCTCGATAGAGCAAAGCTTCGCGAGGATGAGCCGCTGGCGAAGACTGTTGAGCATATCCAGGATCTCAACCTGCTCATTGTGGGATTGAGCAACCAACGGCGTCTGGTATTGCCTATTGAAGACATTCAAGGCCTGGGTAAGGCTACCCATGAGCAGATCCAACGCTATGAACTGCTCGGAGGTGGAACCGGGATCAGTTTTCCGGATCTCGATGTCGATCTGTACGTCCCAGCGTTGATTGAAGGAGTGTATGGAAACCGGCGCTGGATGGCGCACCTGGGTAGGAAGGGCGGCGGGGCCAAGAGTGCAGCGAAGCGCCTGGCCTCTCAGGCGAACGGGTCCAAGGGCGGAAGACCGAGGAAAGTAGTAGCTGCCAAGGCTTAG
- a CDS encoding response regulator yields MRPKKTILCVDHNEQSLSIRKFLLETRGYRVVAVTTAQEALEEVNRSMPGSIDLLLAELLLPQMDGNELVRRAKQHNPALPSMLISGTVTSHERATAADVFLPKGASSPVEMLERIRVLVARKRGPKKAMPVQPMVFQQTA; encoded by the coding sequence ATGCGCCCCAAGAAGACCATCCTCTGCGTCGATCACAACGAACAGTCCCTCTCCATCCGCAAGTTCCTGCTTGAGACCCGTGGCTACCGCGTCGTCGCCGTCACCACCGCGCAGGAGGCCCTCGAAGAGGTCAACCGCTCCATGCCCGGCTCCATCGATCTCCTCCTCGCCGAACTCCTCCTCCCGCAGATGGACGGCAACGAACTCGTCCGCCGCGCCAAGCAACATAACCCCGCCCTGCCGTCGATGTTGATCTCAGGCACCGTCACCTCGCACGAGCGCGCCACCGCCGCCGACGTCTTCCTGCCCAAGGGCGCATCCTCCCCCGTCGAGATGCTCGAGCGCATTCGCGTCCTCGTAGCCCGCAAGCGCGGCCCCAAGAAGGCCATGCCCGTCCAGCCCATGGTCTTCCAGCAAACGGCCTAG